A window of Rubrobacter aplysinae contains these coding sequences:
- a CDS encoding DUF7452 domain-containing protein translates to MRIRSVVKLSLVLILILVLTTEGYYLYSYYANLPSGLPDSGSVDSGSTSAVEDSAGLPGESTVFVHRVTPENNSANSTYLDNPLTNGNPAVVVVVTQSWNPGGQGGTYNDHSVGVWYDASRDRWAIFNQDREPMPDDAAFNVLVFPDSTG, encoded by the coding sequence ATGAGAATCAGGTCTGTCGTAAAGCTGTCGCTGGTCTTGATCCTCATTCTGGTACTTACTACAGAGGGATACTACCTCTACTCGTACTACGCGAACCTCCCCTCGGGTCTCCCGGACTCCGGCTCTGTGGACTCTGGCTCCACTTCCGCGGTAGAGGATTCGGCGGGCCTCCCGGGAGAGTCTACCGTGTTCGTCCACCGCGTAACACCAGAGAACAATTCAGCCAATAGCACCTACCTGGACAACCCTTTAACCAACGGTAACCCTGCGGTCGTCGTAGTCGTTACGCAGAGCTGGAACCCGGGAGGCCAGGGCGGAACCTACAATGACCATTCCGTGGGAGTATGGTACGACGCCAGCAGGGACAGATGGGCCATCTTCAACCAGGATAGAGAGCCCATGCCAGATGATGCGGCCTTCAACGTCCTTGTCTTTCCGGACTCTACGGGATAG